A genomic segment from Drosophila miranda strain MSH22 chromosome 3, D.miranda_PacBio2.1, whole genome shotgun sequence encodes:
- the LOC108160906 gene encoding uncharacterized protein LOC108160906 — MTSQAVATTGGLPFRFTDERTIKFVELYGREPCLWNKRPYLRGARNAAYKRIMAGINANIDRGENGLSIQGVKIKIKNLRTGYHQELKKIKSNPRRYQPKIPWFAPLHKFLAEFVDTSEHDTRDVPQLKRLSVRLHRLKPIKLQEVVKLEPEEIVTTEPDITTAPSLFTVLPVTMPIEQPPTPPPSLPKVPVVSIMPSSHTDRSEIRGEDEFTFFGLSVAAQLRNMPISNSMIMQSKIQYILSMERRKINGHAGDMNIFN; from the exons ATGACCAGCCAGGCGGTGGCGACGACGGGCGGACTTCCCTTCCGATTCACCGATGAGCGTACCATCAAGTTTGTGGAGCTCTACGGTCGGGAGCCCTGCTTGTGGAACAAGAGGCCCTACCTGAGAGGGGCGAGGAACGCAGCCTACAAGCGGATCATGGCCGGGATCAATGCCAATATCGATCGGGGGGAAAACGGACTTTCCATCCAGGGGGTTAAAATAAAGATCAAGAACCTAAGAACCGGATATCATCAGGAGCTCAAGAAGATAAAATCGAACCCTAGACGCTACCAGCCCAAGATACCCTGGTTCGCCCCACTGCACAAGTTCCTGGCAGAGTTCGTAGACACG AGCGAGCACGATACTAGGGATGTGCCGCAACTGAAGCGACTGTCCGTTCGTCTTCACCGTCTGAAGCCCATTAAGCTGCAGGAAGTGGTCAAGCTGGAGCCTGAGGAGATCGTCACCACAGAGCCAGACATTACAACAGCGCCGTCGCTGTTCACCGTTCTTCCCGTGACCATGCCAATTGAACAGCCACCCACTCCACCGCCGTCTCTTCCGAAGGTCCCAGTGGTCAGCATAATGCCATCCTCACACACTGACCGCAGCGAGATCCGTGGCGAAGACGAGTTTACGTTCTTTGGTTTGAGCGTGGCGGCCCAGCTCCGTAATATGCCAATCTCCAATTCCATGATCATGCAGTCCAAGATCCAGTACATACTCTCCATGGAACGTCGCAAGATCAACGGACATGCAGGCGATATGAATATTTTTAACTAA
- the LOC108160015 gene encoding high mobility group protein Z — protein MSAAGDRPKRPLSAYMLWLNETRESIKKENPGSKVTDIAKRGGELWRGLKDKTEWEQKAIKMKEEYNRAVKEYEANGGTDSGAPKKRKKMPVKPVKKIKKKESSEEDEEDESE, from the exons ATGAGTGCAGCAGGAGATCGCCCGAAGCGTCCCCTGTCCGCCTACATGCTATGGCTGAACGAGACCCGTGAATCCATCAAGAAGGAGAATCCCGGCAGCAAGGTTACAGACATCGCCAAGCGCGGTGGTGAGCTCTGGCGCGGACTGAAGGACAAGACG GAATGGGAGCAGAAGGCCATCAAAATGAAGGAGGAGTACAATCGGGCGGTTAAGGAGTACGAGGCCAATGGCGGCACTGATTCCGGTGCGCCCAAGAAGCGAAAGAAGATGCCCGTCAAGCCCGTCAAGAAGATCAAGAAGAAGGAGTCCTCcgaggaggatgaggaggacgAGAGCGAGTAG